The following are encoded together in the Moraxella ovis genome:
- a CDS encoding type II toxin-antitoxin system RelE/ParE family toxin, whose product MPQLKLSQNAVANLAELDLSAAALDKLSKAFDLVCVFPNAGQLSERAKEQGENMREKSVRVGKRGYSFLYYHNQNHDEIVVLAVKASRQNIFNILD is encoded by the coding sequence ATGCCACAGTTAAAATTATCCCAAAACGCTGTAGCTAACTTGGCGGAGCTAGATTTATCAGCTGCAGCACTCGACAAACTTAGCAAGGCTTTTGATCTAGTTTGTGTATTCCCTAATGCTGGTCAATTATCAGAACGAGCAAAGGAGCAAGGCGAAAATATGCGAGAGAAGTCGGTAAGGGTCGGTAAGCGTGGTTATTCGTTCTTGTATTATCACAACCAAAATCATGATGAAATTGTGGTTCTAGCGGTAAAAGCATCCCGACAAAACATTTTTAATATCTTAGATTGA